ATTGCGGGAGCTCGAGCGATACTTCGTTGCCATCGAGACGCTCCAGGGCGAGTTCCGCCAGGTCACGATGGACGAGACCGGCACCGTCGTTGAGGAGGCGGAGGGCTCTTTCGTGATTGCCCGCCCGCAGCGGTTTGTCTGGGACTATCGAACGCCCTACGAGCAGGTAATCGTCGCCGACGGTGAGCAGCTCTGGGTCCACGATGTGGCGCTCGACCAGGTCGTTGTGCGTCCGCTGGACGAGGCGCTGGGCGTGGGCGCGGCGCAGCTGTTGAGCGGTGACTTCGCCAACCTCCAGGCGCAGTTCGATCTTTCCGTGGCGGATGATGGCCGGATTCTCATGAAGCCGACCGATCCGGCCTGGGATTTCCAGCGTGTCCACCTCACCCTTGATGACGGCGTGCCGACCGCCATTGAGGTGGCGGATGGCATGGGCCAGCGCATCGTCGTGGAGTTGCTCGATGTCGTGCGTAATCCGGCGATCGAATCGGAGCGATTCGATTTCGAGCCTCCCGAGGGCGTCGATGTCATGCGGGGTTCATGATCGACCGTACCCGTCCGCTCGCCGACCGGATGCGGCCTCGCAGCGCCGATGAGTTCGCGGGGCAGGGGCATCTGCTCGATCCCGGACGACCGCTGTGCGAGGCGCTGGCGGTGGGCCGGCCGCATTCCATGGTCCTGTGGGGGCCGCCCGGCACCGGCAAGACCACACTCGCCCGGATGGTGGCCGCAGCGGCGGATGCCGAGTTCCTGACGCTGTCCGCGGTCATGGCAGGCGTCAAGGATATCCGCGAGTGCGCGGCCCGTGGCAGCGCCAACCGTGAGGCCGGACGACAGACGCTGTTGTTTGTCGACGAGGTTCACCGTTTCAACAAGGCTCAGCAGGATGCCTTCCTGCCCTACATCGAGAACGGCACCCTCCTTTTTATCGGTGCAACGACCGAGAATCCGTCCTTCGAGCTGAACAACGCACTGCTCTCGCGGGTACGGGTCTATGTCCTCCGTGCCCTCGAGCCGGTGGCGATTGGTGAACTGATTGATGCGGCGATGAGCGATGCCGAGCGGGGTCTGGGTGACACCGACCTGAGCCTGAGTGAGGCGGCACGGGAGGCCCTGACCCAGCTCGCCGACGGGGATGCCCGCACCGCGCTCAGCCTGCTCGAGGTGGCTGCCGATCTCGCCGATGACGCCGGCGTGATTGATGTCGACCGGATTCGAGAGGCGGCAGCGGGAGGACGGGCCCGTTTCGACAAGGGCGGGGATGCCTTCTACGACCTGATCTCGGCGCTGCACAAGTCCGTACGGGGTTCCGCGCCTGATGCGGCACTCTACTGGTTTGCCCGCATGCTCGACGGCGGTTGTGATCCGCTCTACATCGCCCGCCGGGTGGTACGCATCGCCTCGGAGGATATCGGTAATGCCGATCCCCGGGCGCTGCAAGTCGGGCTCGATGCCTGGCAGGCGCAGGAGCGTCTGGGATCTCCCGAGGGTGAGCTGGCCATTGCTCAGGCGATCAGCTACATGGCGGCCGTCCCGAAGAGCAATGCGGTTTACCGCGCCTACAACACCGCGATGGCGGACGCCCGCTCCGAGGGATCGCTAGAGGTGCCGGTGCATTTGCGCAATGCCCCGACCCGGCTGATGAAAGCCCTCGGTTACGGTCATGACTATCGCTATGCCCATGACGAGCCCCATGGTTATGCCGCCGGCGAGACCTATCTGCCGGAGGCCCTGGCCGGGCGCCGTTACTATCAGCCCACCGATCGCGGAATGGAGCGGCGTATCGCCGACCGGCTCGCGTGGCTGGCCGAGCTTGACGAGGCGGCGCGCCACAGCTGATCGCTACGATCGTGATCGTGATTCGCGTACACTCTGGCCGTCTTGTGAGTCAGGGGGCGGATCAATGGCGTTCGTCGGTGAAGCTGCGGCCGTTGCCGCCGGCGGGGCGATCGGTGCCGTCATGCGCTACGGCGCCACGATGCTGGCGACCGGCTGGCTGCCGCGCGGTTTCCCCTGGGGGACGCTTTCCGTCAACGTGCTGGGCAGCCTTTTAATGGGTATCGCTTTCGTC
The Spiribacter vilamensis DNA segment above includes these coding regions:
- the lolA gene encoding outer membrane lipoprotein chaperone LolA gives rise to the protein MIKLTGSLCGRMFVLLVGVLVMFGDVSATTKTDSSASQPEALRELERYFVAIETLQGEFRQVTMDETGTVVEEAEGSFVIARPQRFVWDYRTPYEQVIVADGEQLWVHDVALDQVVVRPLDEALGVGAAQLLSGDFANLQAQFDLSVADDGRILMKPTDPAWDFQRVHLTLDDGVPTAIEVADGMGQRIVVELLDVVRNPAIESERFDFEPPEGVDVMRGS
- a CDS encoding replication-associated recombination protein A, which codes for MIDRTRPLADRMRPRSADEFAGQGHLLDPGRPLCEALAVGRPHSMVLWGPPGTGKTTLARMVAAAADAEFLTLSAVMAGVKDIRECAARGSANREAGRQTLLFVDEVHRFNKAQQDAFLPYIENGTLLFIGATTENPSFELNNALLSRVRVYVLRALEPVAIGELIDAAMSDAERGLGDTDLSLSEAAREALTQLADGDARTALSLLEVAADLADDAGVIDVDRIREAAAGGRARFDKGGDAFYDLISALHKSVRGSAPDAALYWFARMLDGGCDPLYIARRVVRIASEDIGNADPRALQVGLDAWQAQERLGSPEGELAIAQAISYMAAVPKSNAVYRAYNTAMADARSEGSLEVPVHLRNAPTRLMKALGYGHDYRYAHDEPHGYAAGETYLPEALAGRRYYQPTDRGMERRIADRLAWLAELDEAARHS